A genomic stretch from Thermodesulfobacteriota bacterium includes:
- the tatB gene encoding Sec-independent protein translocase protein TatB yields MFGIGTGEILIILLIALLVLGPNEIPKVARTIGKTMRDLQRTKDEIRQSIDKEFEDIDENKKTPEKSAEENKGVKQQDRLV; encoded by the coding sequence ATGTTCGGTATAGGAACAGGTGAAATTCTAATAATACTTTTAATTGCCCTTCTTGTCCTTGGGCCGAATGAAATACCTAAGGTTGCCAGAACTATTGGAAAGACGATGAGAGACCTACAGAGGACCAAAGATGAAATAAGACAGTCAATCGACAAGGAGTTTGAAGACATTGATGAGAACAAGAAGACACCTGAAAAAAGTGCAGAAGAGAATAAGGGAGTAAAACAGCAGGATAGATTGGTTTGA
- a CDS encoding 50S ribosomal protein L11 methyltransferase: MTKKQSRVPLYELHPRTSLYPLLLPNGHEKTIEISPGMAFGTGNHTTTILCIKMLEHMLKETKIEKVLDVGCGSGILAICAVALGAKTAQGFDIKISVVNEARENIAKNGLSSRIEVHRGTIETINDKFDLITANILIDLINLISDDLASRMKQDGFLIISGFKNEHRNDVIKKFTDKALIPIKQLADDEWSALLLRKLE, translated from the coding sequence ATGACCAAAAAACAGAGCAGAGTCCCATTATACGAATTACACCCTCGAACTTCATTGTATCCCTTGTTACTCCCGAACGGACACGAAAAAACGATCGAGATAAGCCCAGGAATGGCCTTCGGCACAGGGAATCACACTACAACCATCCTTTGCATAAAGATGTTGGAACATATGCTCAAAGAAACAAAAATAGAAAAGGTCTTAGACGTGGGATGTGGAAGCGGAATTCTCGCAATCTGCGCAGTTGCTCTCGGAGCAAAGACTGCTCAGGGTTTTGATATAAAGATATCGGTGGTGAATGAAGCCAGAGAAAACATCGCCAAAAACGGACTTTCTTCAAGAATAGAAGTTCATCGGGGAACTATAGAGACCATTAATGATAAGTTTGATCTCATCACAGCTAACATATTAATAGATTTAATTAACTTAATCAGTGATGACCTTGCTTCCAGGATGAAACAAGATGGATTTCTTATAATCTCCGGTTTTAAGAATGAACATAGGAATGATGTAATTAAGAAGTTTACCGATAAAGCCTTAATACCAATAAAACAGTTAGCCGATGACGAGTGGAGCGCACTATTGCTTAGGAAGTTAGAATAA
- a CDS encoding molybdopterin-dependent oxidoreductase yields the protein MPKLTIDGKEVEVEDGLNLIQAASRIGVEVPHFCYHPALSIVAQCRQCLVEVEGVPKVMPACNTFVRDGLIVKTNSEKAINARKATVEFTLINHPLDCPICDKGGECPLQLTAFTHGPGYSRFDGPEEKRVRKKYYLSEKILYDPNRCIMCTRCVRFTDEITKTGELGFEGRAFRKRIVVFPGKNLDNELAGNVIDLCPVGALLNKETLHEERVWYWKFTDTVCPLCSNGCNITVGVDPRMGRVSRVRPRTNLEVNNYWICDRGRYNFKAIQTGRRLKDPIIRTGEGFEITTWEKAIGFITSEIKRIKNSNEEITFVCSPLLTNEELYMLKKLAGILGIRNISSNIVKSEGEKQFGLISTDPFPNSTGVRDIILSENNEDIKGTIEAIMERKIKAVYMIGEDLVNFIPDETKTNFTEALASLSLLIVQDFKLSGTAQMAHVILPGSTPYEKDGTFTNDNGRVQRIKQVIPPPGNAKPDWEIIKLIGNSFQDGSFNYSNPSQIMLEISEKIPSYKGISYDKISSFGINKNS from the coding sequence GTGCCAAAGCTCACAATAGATGGAAAAGAAGTTGAGGTCGAAGACGGTTTAAACCTCATTCAGGCTGCATCACGCATTGGTGTTGAAGTTCCACACTTCTGCTACCATCCAGCCTTAAGTATTGTAGCACAGTGCAGGCAGTGTCTTGTCGAAGTCGAAGGTGTGCCGAAGGTAATGCCTGCCTGCAACACCTTTGTTAGAGATGGTCTCATCGTTAAAACAAATTCTGAAAAGGCAATCAACGCAAGAAAGGCAACTGTCGAATTTACCCTGATTAACCATCCTCTAGACTGCCCGATATGTGATAAGGGTGGAGAGTGTCCATTACAACTTACCGCATTCACTCACGGGCCGGGGTACAGCAGATTCGACGGACCGGAAGAGAAAAGGGTGAGGAAAAAGTATTACCTAAGCGAAAAAATATTATATGATCCAAACCGCTGCATAATGTGCACAAGATGTGTGAGATTTACAGACGAGATCACTAAGACAGGAGAGTTAGGATTCGAAGGGCGTGCATTCAGAAAGAGGATCGTTGTCTTTCCTGGAAAAAATCTAGACAATGAATTAGCAGGCAATGTTATCGACCTCTGCCCGGTTGGTGCGCTACTCAACAAAGAAACCCTCCACGAAGAAAGGGTTTGGTACTGGAAGTTTACCGATACGGTTTGCCCCCTATGCAGTAACGGTTGCAATATAACGGTTGGGGTTGATCCACGGATGGGTCGGGTTTCAAGGGTTCGTCCGAGGACTAATCTTGAAGTGAATAACTACTGGATTTGTGATAGAGGCAGATACAATTTTAAAGCTATACAAACTGGAAGGCGTCTTAAAGATCCAATTATCAGAACAGGTGAAGGCTTTGAGATCACAACATGGGAAAAGGCTATCGGTTTTATTACATCTGAGATTAAACGGATCAAGAATTCCAATGAGGAAATAACATTTGTCTGCTCCCCGCTTCTTACAAATGAAGAACTCTATATGCTTAAAAAGCTTGCAGGAATCTTGGGGATTAGAAACATTTCTTCAAACATAGTTAAGTCTGAAGGTGAGAAGCAATTTGGACTAATAAGCACCGACCCTTTCCCAAATAGCACCGGTGTTAGAGACATTATTTTATCTGAGAATAATGAAGATATAAAAGGTACGATAGAAGCTATCATGGAAAGGAAAATAAAGGCTGTATATATGATAGGGGAGGACCTAGTCAACTTTATTCCTGATGAGACTAAAACGAATTTCACAGAAGCCTTGGCCAGTCTTTCACTGCTGATTGTTCAAGATTTTAAACTGAGTGGTACTGCACAGATGGCTCATGTAATTCTTCCTGGTTCTACCCCATATGAAAAGGACGGAACATTTACGAATGACAATGGCCGGGTGCAAAGGATTAAACAAGTTATCCCTCCACCCGGGAATGCAAAGCCTGATTGGGAGATTATTAAACTCATAGGAAATTCCTTTCAGGATGGAAGTTTCAATTACTCAAATCCGTCTCAAATCATGCTTGAGATATCCGAGAAAATTCCTTCTTACAAAGGAATAAGCTACGATAAAATCAGCTCATTCGGGATTAACAAGAACAGTTAA
- the nuoH gene encoding NADH-quinone oxidoreductase subunit NuoH, which translates to MLWIDIGISFVKVALLLFAVLTLVAYLTFAERRVSAFIQDRLGPNRVGPFGLLQPLADGLKFIFKEDIIPQQAYKPLYILAPAFAFITAIIALAVIPIGEGFNTTIFGLLEEPTYVRFQIADINVGLIYVFAIGSLGVYGIVIGGWASNSKYSLLGALRSAAQMISYEVPLTLSVLGVIILAGSFKLTEIIHAQSNLWYVVPQALGFLVFLVSSFAETNRLPFDMPEAEPEIVAGYHTEYSSMKFAMFFMAEYAHMIVVSSLMVCLFLGGWYPLPLGGWWGIDIERYWFLPPIVFVGKVFFFLFLFIWVRWTIPRFRYDQVMGLGWKVLFPLAVLNIIGTSAVVVYLQ; encoded by the coding sequence ATGCTCTGGATTGATATAGGCATATCCTTTGTAAAAGTGGCCTTGTTGTTATTTGCAGTATTAACACTAGTTGCCTATTTAACCTTTGCCGAGAGGAGAGTCAGCGCATTTATTCAAGACAGGTTGGGTCCGAACCGAGTAGGTCCATTTGGACTACTTCAACCCCTTGCCGATGGTCTAAAGTTTATATTTAAAGAAGATATAATCCCTCAACAAGCGTATAAGCCGTTATATATTCTTGCCCCTGCATTCGCTTTTATTACGGCAATCATAGCCCTTGCAGTGATTCCTATAGGGGAAGGTTTTAACACAACAATCTTCGGTCTATTAGAGGAACCGACCTATGTAAGATTCCAAATCGCTGATATTAATGTCGGTCTTATATATGTGTTCGCTATAGGATCTTTAGGGGTATACGGTATAGTGATTGGAGGATGGGCTTCAAACAGCAAATACTCACTGCTGGGAGCGCTCCGATCCGCTGCGCAGATGATCAGTTATGAGGTCCCTCTCACCCTGTCAGTTTTAGGTGTCATAATTCTTGCAGGATCATTCAAACTAACCGAAATAATACATGCACAGTCTAATCTTTGGTATGTTGTGCCACAGGCTTTGGGTTTTCTCGTCTTTCTGGTTTCATCCTTCGCAGAAACAAACCGGCTACCGTTTGACATGCCGGAAGCGGAGCCAGAAATCGTTGCGGGTTATCATACAGAATACAGCAGCATGAAATTTGCGATGTTCTTCATGGCCGAATATGCACATATGATAGTCGTCTCATCCCTTATGGTTTGCCTATTTTTAGGCGGGTGGTATCCACTACCGTTAGGAGGATGGTGGGGAATAGACATCGAAAGATACTGGTTTTTACCTCCAATTGTGTTTGTGGGAAAGGTCTTTTTCTTTTTGTTCCTTTTTATATGGGTGAGGTGGACCATTCCCAGATTCCGCTACGATCAGGTTATGGGACTCGGCTGGAAAGTCCTCTTTCCCCTTGCGGTCCTAAACATAATAGGCACAAGCGCAGTTGTCGTTTATTTACAGTAG
- a CDS encoding acetyl-CoA C-acetyltransferase, with translation MQKAVICEPLRTAIGAFGGSLKDIPATVLGSTVVKEILSRADIDPKEIDDCIMGNILSAGQGMNPSRQVALNSGLSIETPAFTLNRVCGSGLQTVALAAQAIKAEDSDLILAGGIENMSAAPFYLMKARYGYRMGMPKEEITDGMVYDGLWDIFNDYHMGVTAENLAESYNISREAQDEFSYKSQMKCKAAMEEGKFNDEIVPIMIPQRRGDPVSFVKDEHARADTTLEALGGLRPVFKVGGTVTAGNASGINDGAAAMLVASEKKAQELGLKPLVSIRAYAVAGVEPSIMGIGPVPAMQKVLDKAGLSIDDIDLVELNEAFAAQSLAVLSDFPIPEEKLNVNGGAIALGHPIGASGSVLLTKLIHELHKRKKAKVGLASLCIGGGMGIAMIVEKVK, from the coding sequence ATGCAGAAGGCAGTAATATGTGAACCTCTAAGAACGGCTATAGGAGCGTTTGGTGGGTCTTTAAAGGATATACCTGCGACAGTTTTAGGTTCAACTGTTGTAAAGGAGATTTTAAGCAGGGCGGATATCGATCCTAAAGAAATTGATGACTGTATAATGGGTAATATATTGAGCGCCGGTCAGGGGATGAACCCTTCCCGTCAGGTTGCACTTAATTCAGGGCTCAGTATTGAGACACCTGCATTCACACTGAACAGGGTTTGTGGATCTGGCCTGCAAACGGTTGCTCTGGCGGCACAGGCAATAAAGGCGGAGGATTCAGACTTAATTTTAGCGGGTGGAATCGAGAACATGAGCGCGGCTCCATTTTATCTTATGAAGGCTCGCTATGGATACAGGATGGGCATGCCAAAGGAAGAGATAACGGATGGAATGGTCTATGATGGTCTCTGGGATATTTTTAATGACTATCACATGGGAGTAACGGCAGAGAACCTCGCCGAGTCGTATAACATTTCAAGGGAGGCACAAGACGAGTTCTCTTACAAGAGCCAGATGAAATGCAAGGCTGCTATGGAGGAAGGAAAATTTAATGATGAAATAGTTCCCATAATGATCCCTCAGAGAAGAGGGGATCCAGTTTCATTCGTCAAGGATGAGCACGCTAGGGCTGATACGACCCTCGAGGCTCTCGGAGGTTTGCGCCCTGTGTTTAAGGTTGGGGGAACAGTTACTGCAGGGAATGCTTCCGGTATAAATGACGGAGCTGCAGCAATGCTAGTTGCATCCGAGAAAAAGGCTCAAGAACTTGGGCTTAAGCCTCTGGTTTCGATCAGAGCCTATGCAGTGGCTGGAGTCGAACCCTCGATCATGGGGATTGGTCCAGTACCAGCCATGCAAAAGGTATTGGATAAGGCTGGCCTTTCTATTGACGATATAGATCTGGTTGAATTAAACGAAGCGTTTGCCGCTCAGTCTCTAGCAGTCTTGAGCGATTTCCCGATTCCGGAAGAAAAGCTCAATGTAAACGGTGGAGCAATAGCACTTGGACATCCAATCGGTGCGTCAGGATCGGTACTTCTAACAAAATTAATACATGAGTTACACAAGAGGAAAAAGGCAAAAGTAGGCCTTGCTTCCCTTTGTATAGGTGGTGGAATGGGGATTGCTATGATTGTAGAAAAGGTAAAATAA
- a CDS encoding D-alanine--D-alanine ligase family protein, which translates to MSRRVVGIVFGGRSVEHEISLLSARSIIQNIDSRKFDIFPIFIMKDGSWRKASIEDWVVGGEIIISDLTFLTPSLDPQKPVFYEIENKKVKQEHKLDVLFPILHGTYGEDGTVQGMFELMGIPFVGSSVLGSSVGMDKIAMKTIFRDSGIPVVQFIGFNKSDWTKQKGIVKKRIQGEIGIPCFVKSANLGSSVGITKVKSENELDKAVDFACEFSNKIIVEKAVLNPREIEVSVLGNEEPIASLPGEIIPHREFYDYKAKYTEKGTELVAPAKLNEETTENIQKLAIKGFKATDCFGMARVDFLMEKGTGDIFVSELNTIPGFTQISMYPKLWEVTGISYKELISRLINLAFERHENIKKLRTAFKDLY; encoded by the coding sequence TTGTCCAGAAGAGTAGTTGGAATAGTTTTCGGTGGCAGGTCTGTTGAGCACGAAATCTCTCTTCTATCTGCCAGGTCAATCATACAAAATATTGACTCACGCAAATTTGATATCTTCCCGATTTTTATAATGAAAGACGGTAGTTGGAGAAAGGCCTCGATAGAGGACTGGGTAGTCGGGGGTGAAATTATTATTTCTGACCTCACCTTTCTTACCCCTTCCTTAGACCCTCAGAAGCCCGTTTTTTATGAAATTGAAAATAAAAAGGTAAAACAGGAACACAAACTCGATGTCCTATTCCCAATTCTGCATGGAACATATGGAGAGGACGGAACCGTTCAAGGAATGTTTGAGCTAATGGGAATACCCTTTGTTGGATCCTCCGTGCTCGGTTCATCGGTTGGAATGGATAAGATAGCCATGAAAACAATATTTAGAGACTCCGGTATACCAGTTGTTCAATTCATTGGATTCAATAAGTCAGATTGGACAAAACAAAAAGGAATAGTTAAAAAAAGAATTCAGGGCGAAATTGGCATTCCCTGTTTTGTTAAGTCAGCAAATTTGGGCTCAAGCGTAGGCATTACGAAGGTTAAATCAGAAAATGAGCTAGACAAAGCAGTAGATTTCGCCTGTGAATTTTCAAACAAAATAATAGTGGAAAAAGCTGTTTTAAATCCTAGAGAAATTGAAGTAAGCGTCTTAGGAAACGAAGAACCAATTGCCTCATTGCCCGGAGAAATAATTCCACATAGGGAATTTTATGACTATAAAGCAAAATACACTGAGAAAGGAACAGAACTAGTCGCTCCAGCGAAACTTAATGAAGAAACAACTGAGAATATTCAAAAACTCGCAATTAAGGGATTCAAAGCAACAGATTGTTTTGGCATGGCCAGAGTAGATTTTCTCATGGAAAAAGGCACAGGAGATATTTTCGTAAGTGAGTTGAACACAATTCCCGGATTCACGCAAATAAGCATGTATCCAAAACTCTGGGAAGTCACTGGTATTAGCTATAAGGAGCTTATTTCCAGGTTAATAAATCTAGCCTTTGAAAGACATGAAAACATTAAGAAGTTGAGGACGGCTTTTAAAGATTTGTATTAA
- a CDS encoding DMT family transporter gives MRINDKGFPIKGYLFLICSAFFTSLSYIFGKAINDEFGPETTVFFWFFGAFLCSSFVVILLPSQRLEIRGVRRYFPIFVYSSILTAVGAALWISSIWIIGPPLTSFLMKSQTLFTLMLGFIFLGERLNRWEFLGIIITILGAVIVSYQKEGYLLMGTLLALISAFFYSILSFLIKKIAQDLNMLTVASLRALGVSVVVFIYLTVTNTFKMPGLLDVLFMTLGGISGAFVAKTSQFQSIKLLDVSRSTAVMPLESLFVVLFSYLFFGDLPSFLKLAGGVCIVTGVVFLVIFRGEKADVLEHE, from the coding sequence TTGCGAATAAATGATAAAGGTTTTCCAATAAAGGGATATTTGTTCCTGATATGTTCGGCGTTCTTTACGTCCCTTTCCTATATATTCGGGAAAGCGATTAATGATGAATTTGGTCCCGAAACGACTGTTTTTTTCTGGTTTTTTGGCGCATTTTTGTGTTCTTCTTTTGTTGTTATTTTGCTGCCTTCCCAAAGATTGGAGATCAGGGGAGTCCGTAGGTATTTCCCGATATTTGTTTACAGTTCAATTCTGACTGCGGTCGGTGCTGCTTTGTGGATTTCCTCGATATGGATAATTGGTCCTCCTCTCACATCGTTTCTAATGAAATCGCAGACATTGTTTACTTTGATGCTTGGTTTTATCTTCTTGGGTGAGAGATTAAATAGATGGGAATTTCTTGGGATCATTATAACCATATTGGGAGCAGTAATCGTTTCTTACCAAAAAGAAGGATATCTGTTAATGGGGACGTTGTTGGCTCTTATTTCGGCTTTTTTCTACTCGATATTATCTTTTTTAATAAAGAAGATTGCACAGGATTTAAATATGCTCACGGTTGCAAGCCTCAGAGCTCTCGGTGTTTCAGTAGTCGTATTTATTTACCTGACAGTCACAAATACATTTAAGATGCCTGGTCTACTGGATGTCTTGTTCATGACTTTAGGAGGTATATCTGGCGCATTTGTCGCAAAAACAAGTCAGTTCCAATCCATAAAGTTGCTTGATGTATCTCGATCTACCGCAGTAATGCCATTGGAGTCGCTTTTCGTCGTCCTTTTTTCATATCTCTTTTTTGGCGACTTGCCCTCTTTCCTAAAACTTGCAGGTGGAGTGTGTATAGTAACTGGAGTTGTTTTCCTGGTTATTTTCAGGGGGGAGAAGGCTGATGTCCTTGAGCATGAATAA
- a CDS encoding bile acid:sodium symporter family protein, with protein sequence MIILRFLNILITNYFTFWIIGFSISTYLYPDPFRKLIYLITPALGVIMFGMGITLSGQDFKRVLLRPLDVAVGFCLQYGFMPLAGFVLSNIFGLKPLLAAGVVLVGSCPGGTASNVITFLARGDVALSVTLTSVSTIMSPVLTPLFTYIYAGQWIDVPAYKLFITTIKIIILPIALGLGIKTLYREKVMFAVEFLPLLSSVAIIFIVGVIVAANAESISGVGLRTGLVVIIHNVLGLAVGFGLARLAGMNMKKAKAVSIEVGMQNSGLGVALAGAYFGALAALPAAIFSVWHNISGSALAWWWSRQEEKIS encoded by the coding sequence GTGATAATCCTCAGATTTCTCAATATCCTCATCACGAATTATTTTACATTCTGGATAATTGGATTCTCGATCTCTACATACCTCTATCCTGATCCTTTCAGAAAGCTCATATATCTGATCACGCCTGCCTTGGGTGTAATTATGTTTGGCATGGGTATCACCCTTAGTGGTCAAGATTTCAAGAGAGTACTGCTCAGACCTCTGGATGTTGCCGTTGGATTTTGTCTCCAGTACGGATTCATGCCTTTAGCAGGATTTGTTCTTTCCAATATATTCGGTCTCAAACCCTTACTTGCAGCAGGAGTGGTGCTTGTTGGATCGTGCCCTGGTGGGACGGCTTCGAACGTAATCACCTTTCTGGCTAGAGGAGATGTCGCTCTCTCAGTTACGTTGACCTCGGTTTCGACTATCATGTCCCCTGTCTTGACTCCACTATTCACATACATTTATGCAGGACAGTGGATAGACGTACCTGCTTATAAACTCTTCATTACTACTATCAAAATAATTATTCTACCAATAGCACTTGGTCTTGGAATCAAGACCTTGTACAGAGAAAAGGTCATGTTCGCTGTTGAATTTCTTCCCCTGTTGTCCTCTGTTGCAATAATTTTCATTGTCGGAGTTATAGTAGCGGCCAATGCAGAATCCATTTCTGGGGTTGGACTTAGAACAGGTCTTGTTGTAATAATTCATAATGTCCTGGGACTGGCTGTTGGTTTTGGCTTAGCTAGGCTTGCAGGTATGAACATGAAAAAGGCGAAAGCGGTATCAATAGAGGTAGGTATGCAGAATTCAGGGTTAGGGGTTGCGTTGGCGGGAGCATATTTCGGGGCTCTGGCAGCGCTCCCTGCTGCGATCTTCAGCGTCTGGCATAATATATCTGGTTCCGCACTTGCATGGTGGTGGAGTAGGCAAGAAGAAAAGATTTCATAA
- a CDS encoding biopolymer transporter ExbD, with product MRFRKDDDPKKGLASTLDLTPIVDVVFNLLIFFALSLNFAVTSGGINVKLPKASSAEPIKAEELTVNLTADGKIYLNDKVITLEKLSQRLKEKKDKDSLVIIRADSLVTHGRVVEAMDTVRTNGFSRLAIAVDQPPFEKK from the coding sequence ATGAGATTTAGAAAAGACGATGATCCAAAAAAGGGTTTAGCCAGTACACTTGATCTTACCCCTATAGTGGATGTGGTTTTTAATCTGCTCATATTCTTTGCGCTTTCTCTTAATTTTGCCGTTACCTCAGGCGGAATTAATGTCAAACTGCCGAAGGCCTCATCTGCGGAGCCCATAAAAGCTGAAGAACTTACAGTAAATCTCACCGCCGATGGTAAAATCTACCTGAATGATAAGGTCATTACACTGGAGAAACTTTCACAGAGATTGAAAGAGAAGAAGGATAAGGATTCTCTGGTAATCATAAGAGCAGATAGTTTAGTGACTCACGGCAGGGTTGTTGAGGCCATGGACACTGTAAGGACTAACGGCTTTTCAAGGCTCGCAATAGCTGTGGATCAACCCCCATTTGAGAAGAAGTGA
- a CDS encoding MotA/TolQ/ExbB proton channel family protein codes for MIWESSFFEFIRKGGFFMYPIMLCSVVGLAILLQKIWVLRPKKIIPEQFLSTLYELISQAKFGDARVLSRANDSPIARIASTALEYFDRPKDELKEKIEESGRKEATDLYRYIEGLGAISNVSTLLGLLGTISGMIKIFRVIAEQPIVNPPSLAGGISEALYTTALGLLVAIPAFIAYKYTSGKAGEITAEMEEEGMSIMEEIVIANDRKEKAREIVR; via the coding sequence ATGATATGGGAGAGTAGTTTTTTTGAGTTTATTAGAAAGGGCGGATTCTTTATGTATCCCATAATGCTTTGCTCAGTAGTGGGCCTGGCGATTTTACTTCAAAAGATTTGGGTTCTAAGACCAAAAAAAATAATTCCCGAACAGTTTTTGAGCACCCTTTATGAGTTAATCTCCCAGGCCAAATTTGGTGATGCTAGGGTGTTATCAAGGGCAAATGATTCGCCCATTGCAAGAATAGCTTCCACCGCACTTGAGTATTTTGATAGACCCAAAGATGAACTGAAGGAAAAAATCGAGGAGTCTGGTAGAAAAGAGGCGACTGATCTCTACAGATATATCGAGGGTCTCGGTGCTATTAGTAATGTCAGCACACTATTGGGTCTACTGGGAACGATATCCGGAATGATAAAGATATTTAGGGTTATTGCCGAACAACCAATTGTAAATCCTCCAAGCCTGGCAGGGGGCATTTCGGAGGCGCTTTACACGACTGCCCTTGGGCTTTTGGTTGCTATACCAGCTTTTATAGCTTACAAATACACTTCTGGAAAAGCTGGAGAGATCACGGCGGAAATGGAAGAGGAAGGGATGAGCATTATGGAAGAAATTGTTATTGCAAATGACAGAAAGGAGAAGGCCCGAGAGATTGTCAGATGA
- the lysA gene encoding diaminopimelate decarboxylase, whose translation MHHGFGYRDNEFHVEEVPVRRIVESFGTPCYIYSFSALKHGFTLYNNAFSSVGPLICYSVKANSNLAILKAYANFGAGFDIVSLGELRRVLIAGGDPQKIVFSGVGKTLEEMREAISSEILFFNVESTEELEALNTVAKDLKKKARVAIRVNPDIDPKTHPYITTGLKESKFGIDIDKAVYVYGQAAAMDGVEIVGIDAHIGSQIFDLTPFADSLRKLIELSDLLRDEGINIQYIDIGGGLAISYELGEVSPKPRDYAEVIVRELRDKPYRLVLEPGRSLVGNAGILVTKVIYLKEGETKKFVIVDAAMNDLIRPAFYDSYHEILNVNQGNSHEERVDIVGPVCESGDFFAKDRELPRVKKGDLLAILSAGAYGFVMSSNYNSRPRIPEVLVNGVEFFLVREREKIEDLMRGESIPGFIK comes from the coding sequence ATGCACCACGGATTTGGATATAGAGATAATGAATTTCATGTCGAGGAAGTTCCTGTGAGAAGAATTGTTGAATCTTTCGGGACCCCTTGCTACATATATAGTTTTTCGGCGTTAAAGCATGGCTTCACCCTTTATAATAATGCATTTTCATCCGTAGGTCCTCTTATTTGCTATTCAGTAAAGGCAAATTCTAATCTAGCGATTCTTAAGGCATACGCGAACTTCGGAGCAGGATTTGATATCGTTTCGCTGGGAGAACTCCGCAGGGTTTTAATTGCGGGTGGCGACCCACAAAAGATTGTCTTTTCTGGTGTTGGGAAGACGCTTGAGGAGATGAGGGAAGCAATTAGTTCAGAGATATTATTTTTCAATGTCGAATCCACTGAGGAACTTGAAGCGTTAAACACTGTCGCGAAGGATTTGAAGAAGAAGGCGAGGGTTGCGATTCGTGTTAATCCCGATATTGATCCAAAAACACATCCGTATATAACTACCGGGCTCAAAGAAAGTAAATTCGGAATCGATATTGATAAGGCGGTATATGTGTACGGGCAAGCTGCAGCGATGGATGGTGTAGAGATTGTTGGTATAGATGCACATATTGGATCACAGATTTTTGACCTCACTCCGTTTGCGGATTCATTAAGAAAACTTATAGAGCTTTCAGATTTATTGAGGGATGAAGGAATTAATATTCAGTATATAGATATAGGAGGGGGGTTAGCCATTAGTTATGAATTAGGTGAAGTATCACCTAAACCACGAGATTATGCGGAAGTAATAGTGAGAGAGCTGAGAGACAAGCCATATAGGCTGGTTTTAGAGCCTGGACGGTCTTTGGTCGGCAATGCCGGGATACTCGTAACAAAGGTTATCTATTTAAAAGAAGGAGAAACCAAGAAATTCGTGATCGTAGATGCGGCTATGAATGATTTGATTAGGCCGGCTTTCTATGACTCCTATCACGAAATTCTGAATGTAAATCAAGGTAACAGCCACGAAGAAAGGGTGGATATAGTGGGACCGGTTTGTGAATCCGGAGATTTTTTTGCAAAAGATAGAGAACTTCCAAGGGTAAAAAAGGGTGATCTTCTTGCAATACTCAGCGCTGGAGCATACGGGTTTGTAATGTCATCAAATTACAATTCTCGTCCACGCATACCTGAAGTATTGGTCAATGGTGTGGAATTTTTTTTGGTAAGAGAAAGGGAAAAAATTGAGGATTTAATGCGAGGTGAGAGTATTCCAGGGTTTATCAAGTGA
- a CDS encoding 2-hydroxychromene-2-carboxylate isomerase, which translates to MSKKVEFYYDFSSPYSYLASTKIEGICTRHGAELDWRPFLVGGVYKETGNRAPLEVPSKKRYMIQDVKDWANHYGVELNFPDLFPVNSVKSMRGAFVAKEQGRVRDYTHKLFKFYWIQNDDISQDEILQLALTELDMDYELFIKRINDQEIKDQLRIETAEAVRRGAFGAPTIFLGDKMFWGNDRLLFVESYLKSKL; encoded by the coding sequence ATGAGCAAGAAAGTCGAATTTTATTATGATTTTTCAAGTCCGTATAGCTATCTTGCTTCAACGAAAATTGAAGGGATATGCACAAGACATGGAGCCGAGCTCGATTGGAGGCCATTTTTGGTAGGAGGTGTATATAAGGAGACCGGCAACCGTGCCCCTTTGGAGGTGCCGAGCAAAAAGAGGTACATGATTCAAGATGTAAAAGATTGGGCTAACCATTATGGAGTAGAGCTCAATTTCCCGGATCTGTTCCCGGTGAATAGCGTGAAATCCATGCGAGGCGCTTTCGTTGCGAAGGAACAGGGAAGGGTTCGGGATTACACGCACAAACTTTTCAAGTTTTACTGGATTCAGAATGACGATATAAGCCAGGATGAGATATTGCAACTAGCTTTAACCGAGCTCGATATGGACTATGAACTATTTATAAAGAGAATTAATGACCAGGAAATAAAGGATCAACTCAGAATAGAAACTGCCGAAGCCGTTAGAAGAGGTGCTTTCGGTGCGCCAACAATTTTTCTGGGGGACAAGATGTTCTGGGGAAATGATAGATTGCTTTTTGTAGAATCTTATTTGAAGAGTAAATTGTAG